In Zea mays cultivar B73 chromosome 7, Zm-B73-REFERENCE-NAM-5.0, whole genome shotgun sequence, the following proteins share a genomic window:
- the LOC109940736 gene encoding uncharacterized protein yields MARLLVMILLALFLLAVAPAQAARFTNHAGGLRARIGEAPALEAAQVSAEENWRSNAVVEEMFGRMALQVTDYPGSGPNDRHTPKAPDP; encoded by the exons ATGGCGAGGCTCCTGGTGATGATCTTGCTCGCTCTGTTTCTCCTCGCCGTCGCGCCCGCTCAAGCGGCTCGCTTCACAA ATCACGCAGGGGGCTTGAGAGCGAGGATCGGCGAGGCTCCGGCGCTAGAGGCTGCGCAAGTTTCAGCAGAG GAGAACTGGAGAAGCAACGCGGTGGTTGAAGAGATGTTTGGAAGGATGGCTCTACAGGTAACTGACTACCCGGGCTCTGGCCCGAACGATCGTCACACTCCCAAAGCACCGGACCCATGA
- the LOC100281118 gene encoding EF hand family protein, producing MAERTNAMAAPRPLLRRMLSFREPLLVIPYLLSFLGAAASALARSHSSLLHSLARALFPAAPAAANAKHAPPPAAAAAAAAAAPLDGEDAALSKAEVEAIMATIGLAAAGKGEGLAAAMGRDEVSALFDADEPSFAEVRGAFAVFDADRDGFIGAEDLQCALARLGVRQDAAACRAMVVAAGGGRDARMSLFQFVRFLENGLC from the coding sequence ATGGCCGAGAGGACGAACGCGATGGCGGCGCCGCGGCCGCTCCTGCGCCGGATGCTCTCGTTCCGGGAGCCGCTCCTGGTCATCCCGTACCTGCTCAGCTTCCTGGGCGCCGCGGCCTCGGCGCTGGCGCGCAGCCACTCGTCGCTGCTGCACTCGCTCGCCAGGGCGCTGTTCCCGGCCGCGCCTGCCGCCGCCAACGCCAAGCACGCGCCGCCgcctgccgctgccgctgccgctgccgccgcggCGCCCCTGGACGGCGAGGACGCCGCGCTGAGCAaggcggaggtggaggccatCATGGCTACGATCGGCCTCGCGGCGGCCGGGAAAGGCGAGGGCCTCGCGGCCGCCATGGGCCGCGACGAGGTGTCCGCGCTCTTCGAcgccgacgagcccagcttcgccGAGGTGCGGGGCGCCTTCGCCGTCTTCGACGCCGACCGCGACGGCTTCATCGGCGCCGAGGACCTGCAGTGCGCCCTGGCGCGGCTCGGCGTCAGGCAGGACGCCGCCGCGTGCCGCGCCATGGTCGTCGCGGCCGGCGGCGGCCGGGACGCCCGGATGAGCCTGTTCCAGTTCGTCAGGTTCCTCGAGAACGGCCTGTGCTGA